The nucleotide sequence CTCTGGACACGTATGTATCATATGTGAAGAGCATTTGCAATAGACGGTACCTAGTAGCTGGGTAGTTTGGGTTGATCTTCCCCCCTTTGTCAATGATTCCCTCGGATCAGTGCCGTTGATCAAATACCAGCCCTTAGTTATCGTTTCCAAATTCTGGACCAACTGATCCCTTgacattttatattaaactATGTCGccatgatattgaaatacaaGAGCTTTAACTGGTTGGCTGACGAAGCTGCCATCTTGGTCACTAAAGCTACCTATAATAAATTTGGCGCGTCGCGACTTTTCCACTTTAGCACGCGTTCCCCCAATTCAATCTGTGCGTGTGTGCATAGCAGTGAACAACATCCTACCTTATTAACATTGGAATACAATCTTGAAATAACGACAAAATGATACGTCAAGACCCCAACCGGTTctccaagaaacaaaagccAGACTATAGGAAAACTCCATTTGCAGAAAAGCCCGCCTACAAAGATCTCAACTACCCGCACCGTCTGAATTTCTACACAATACCTCCTACTGCTGATATCACTCTGGAACAATTTGAGCAATGGGCTATTGATCGCCTGCGAGGTACTCCAACAACTTAATCATACCTGCGAATGTATAATAACATAATGAATAGTCCTCGCGGAACTCGAAGCATGTTCATTCAGAAACAGAACGCCTGCCGAGACAGCAGCCCATATGAAGCCCCTTCTCGATAAATATTTACCActttctgcttcttcatctggcTCTAGCGCACTACAGTCCGAGAGACAGAAGGATCATTATAGTCATTTTATCCTGCGGCTCGCTTTTGCTTCTACGGAAGACTTACGAAGACGATTTTCTCGAGTGGAGTCTATGTTGTTCCGTTTGCGGTTCCAAGCAGACGATCTTAGAGAACGGCAATCATTTGTAGAGGGCCTCAACCTAGATTGGGAGACGGTGAGTGAGGACGAGAAAAGAGATTATTGGGAACAATTGAAGGGTGCAGCCGGCAGGGATAAGTTgataattgaagaagagagttGGTTCAAAGTAGACTGGGAGAGAGTCCCGGAATTGGTAGAGAGTCGGAGAGTATTCTTGAAGGGTGGAAAGGCGTACGTTCATTCCAGGGAACAATTATCGATGGTAGTTGCGGAATTTACAAGTAGGCTGGATAAAGCTTTGGAggtttgtttgatttttattttaactCCCTCTTGCGAATTATTCTAATTGCTCACTCAGATCACATCTCGTGCACTTCCTCGGCTCGATGAAGATGATCGACTAACACCAATTCTTACAcatctttctcaaaactTCACCACACCGGATGCAAATTACTCCAACTCAGCAACTACAGTCGATGGAGCTGACATTTCCGCTCGTAATGTCGACGCactctcctcttcattccCTCTCTGCATGCAAAACCTCCATAAATCCCTCCGCAGAGATGCCCATCTCAAACATTACGGTCGTCTGCAATACACGCTATTCCTCAAAGGTATCGGCTTGAACCTGGAAGAATGTCTTGTATTTTGGCGTTCCTCCTTCAGTAAAATTACAGATGACGTCTTCAATAAAGAATACAGATACAATGTTCGTCACGCTTATGGTGACGTGGGAGGAGATTCGAATCGCAGAGGCAATGGATATTCTCCATTTAGTTGTCAAAAGATATTGACAGAGCATCCTCCAGGGCCAGGAGAATCACACGGTTGTCCTTATAGACATTTCAGTGTGGATAACCTAACTTCGTTATTGCGTGCCGTAGGCGTGAACGACCATGAGGTTTTAAGGGGGGTGAaagaagataaagagaaGCAGAAGTTTCATCTTGCTTGTAACAGGTATGTAACGCAGGAAACCTCCTTCGACAGCTGCTAACAGATAATGTCCAGAGTCTTCGAGTACGCACATAAACAGGAGATTAAGAAAGTCAAAGATGATGGCACATGGGGTGCAGCACAATTAGAAACCATTGTACACCCCAATGAGTACTTCAAACGAAGTTATCTACTGAAAAATATGGGCAAAGCCCCTACTGCAGGGGAGGATGTCAAAATGGATGATTAAGTAATGTATGAATTATATATGACATAGGTTAGTACTGGCGTTACTGGTTAGGAGCAGAGAGTGTATTTTACGTTCTGTATGACAAGATACCATAATCAAGACTGAATGTCTTCTTTTTTAGTGAGGCAAGCACATGCATGCATCAAGAGTATAATATACCTCCACTCTGATCACACTTCGCTCTTCTGAGCCTTCTCATTCACTTGACACTCGTCTATTCCTTTTGGACGCACAGTGGCCGCACAAATTTCTAGACGATAACTTCATCTCTGCTACTATTTTCTGATACTTTCTTCAACCTTCTTAGTCAACCAGACACTGACTTGCTCCGATAGCTTTAAGGAATGACCAAGGAATCAATCTTTCACCTTGCTGATTTCTAGACAGTGCGTATTCTGAATATTTAGTGAACATTACATTTGGTCAAGGATTCAAGCCTCAAAGTCGGTCATCTCTTGCCATTCACTCTATGTAAGTACCCCACTCCCCATTGCGATTTATATCGAACAGCAACTGGCAACTTTGTGCCAACACCCTGTCGGGCACTCACTAACACACAAAGATTTGACCAACAAACATTCAGCCattatccatctatccaaaTCTCGAAATCAAAGGGCCTCGCCTTTCCAATTACCTGAATAATTACAAGAAAAAATGGCTGCCAGTTTACACACGGGGTCTGCTATCAACCCAGAGGAATTCACACCCTCAAAGGTTCCAATGCTAGCCTTTGGTTTTGGCTTAGGTGCAATCATGGGATTTGTCGCTTGGTACATCATGTATTTCTACATGCTTAATCTTGTATTCCCTCGAATTGATGGAGTACAGGCTCAGAGGATTCTCCAGAGAGATCGTAGGAACTCCGGAGTCAATGATTAGGGACGAGATCTGTTGACGTGGGTGGTTTGGGGCACTGGAGAGTGTGAGAGTACCATCGCGCAATGAGGTATATCTTTCAACGGCGAGGGTGGAGTAACATCGGACTTCAGACTTGAGGGGAAGCTGCGGGCTGAGCTGGGTCAGGTTGACTCTTCTTGGAAATTATATGCACCATAGTATACTCAGCTTCCAACAATTCTGAGTTCCAGCACCAAAGTACAACGACAATCAATACATCAACGCAATAGATAATACTCGCCGTGAAAAATACCTCTACGCTTTATGGGATTTTTCCGGTAGCTGCTGAGAGAAGAATAGTGTTGCTTGGAGCCAGAAGCTGACGAGGTTCCTTCCCCAATAAGTACGGATAATAATCAACCCTCCATCATACGGCTTTCATCAACTAATTTTATCATCCAACAGATTATGGAAAACATTTTGTATCTACTACCTGTAACGAATGCGGATTTCACACATTCCTATTTCGGCGGCTAATCTCGTGAGGCGTAGTGTGCTAGATTAACTAAATCCATTTATTAATTGCAAACGTCCATTGATCGTTCCACTTATGCTGCCATGATAAAATGTTTTGGTTTCATATTTAGTtttgaaaatgtaaataCACAAAGAATTCTCATGTTTATTTTCCCAGTGCGAATCGTCAAGTGCAATTCTGCCCCCGAATAGCCGAAAACGGCAATTTCCATATCATTTCCCAATTAGGCCTTTCGTACACGATTTCCCAACTTCCTTCTTTATTCACTTACTTCCAATAAATAACACAcgatacttttattattttatttacgTTATCTTTGCATCTTTAGATGATGGCGAGAACATACGATTTACACGGGCCAAGAAATAAGAATATGTTAAATCTCCACCATCTTAACCCAGCGACTGTCGTGTGTGGATTGTTTCTGGGA is from Botrytis cinerea B05.10 chromosome 8, complete sequence and encodes:
- the Bcpri2 gene encoding Bcpri2 — translated: MIRQDPNRFSKKQKPDYRKTPFAEKPAYKDLNYPHRLNFYTIPPTADITLEQFEQWAIDRLRVLAELEACSFRNRTPAETAAHMKPLLDKYLPLSASSSGSSALQSERQKDHYSHFILRLAFASTEDLRRRFSRVESMLFRLRFQADDLRERQSFVEGLNLDWETVSEDEKRDYWEQLKGAAGRDKLIIEEESWFKVDWERVPELVESRRVFLKGGKAYVHSREQLSMVVAEFTSRLDKALEITSRALPRLDEDDRLTPILTHLSQNFTTPDANYSNSATTVDGADISARNVDALSSSFPLCMQNLHKSLRRDAHLKHYGRLQYTLFLKGIGLNLEECLVFWRSSFSKITDDVFNKEYRYNVRHAYGDVGGDSNRRGNGYSPFSCQKILTEHPPGPGESHGCPYRHFSVDNLTSLLRAVGVNDHEVLRGVKEDKEKQKFHLACNRVFEYAHKQEIKKVKDDGTWGAAQLETIVHPNEYFKRSYLLKNMGKAPTAGEDVKMDD